From Pirellulales bacterium, one genomic window encodes:
- a CDS encoding HEAT repeat domain-containing protein, whose protein sequence is MKRILFVATWMLASAAAAIAVEPQPAPSSKHDKPSAESPLAEKSSSDAAAADAGLTWIDGLTAGLHAAQRDNRTLLVVAGSVDCPWCEKLAIEFHKPLVVGKLKSRGLVLVHVDIDAEPAAVRSLAVGPIPALRLMSPRGSISASHDGFLSAEELVRWLDDNLVRFASAPPAILTETQPPDPNEVSALIDEFKQPDPLVREAASRRLAPYPKLAVASVSAALEKGNLATRLSALELLGQWHAPLAGLDPWHPESFSESRRKALDAWSMTVRAAGKSAAAPPPTQAEIDAAAAEMGRLADLPERDAEALCERLARFRAALLPRAIAAWKDATSDRAKQRLLTLRYRLVASDLVMLTWPGGLARLASSDPTIRHKAAEELVERATPDDQPLLLELFKDPDPLVREISLRGLQHVSPGETGGALAALLDDPDPNVRAAVLKQLAEDPSADMAAKVAAYAAREKDPDLLVHALRYLKGMPRPESVKAAMGLLKSPNWQVRAEAVDALSRLSTDDSLQASLRADASAALSDLMDDPEPFVISRVFHGLIDNRIDVPAERLVKAAHKHPELMADVVSLLLGRWHSTSPKDIDVLRTFFKQPDALIRASILSGLRGPNAEAFSSEIIDSLSDKSPTVRAAAARLLFKAAGSVLENARSNRAAQRSGGEAAAAPPQEAPSVLAQLLSALGSPKTAKDKIKPTAPAVPPDPSQEWLAGFRKCSGVNAWMREAPGPLTKMLDGTSGERLAAATALVALGEHADRTLPLLKQMVRGDPEAIETVAEILPWLSWEQRQDWFDLLVSSDAGHDDLRTIVQELVIWPDSRAAPLLWKQLALYNDAPQSAAGSPRHRARRSTADSHIDAIYYALRSLYPRESPDPDSAAFDEALPFGAATAMQRLAELKQRAEHGSSAAERVVALAILCDQGAPQTAAVAATVEADPKSSAELREIGLKALLLAGAADVAVPAAIEGLKSADEGIKRIAVRYLAQGPAALSDFGYGIFIYKSSLASFRGSEQELAPQPPKNLTADAVRPLLKDDDPDVSAGAAYLLALMGSPDGLDVLVRRWRSADADDTEWLMRVATAVSALDDPAKVPLLEEIYKKLSAMRNESSAIRQFYWTIRSMHGAEVLKLRKKIRDEVGMDSLR, encoded by the coding sequence ATGAAACGGATTCTCTTCGTTGCGACTTGGATGCTTGCCTCGGCGGCGGCCGCGATCGCTGTCGAGCCGCAGCCAGCGCCATCGAGCAAGCACGATAAACCGTCGGCTGAAAGCCCTTTGGCTGAAAAATCTTCATCCGACGCGGCAGCGGCGGATGCTGGGCTGACTTGGATCGACGGCTTGACTGCCGGACTGCATGCCGCCCAGCGAGATAATCGCACGTTGTTGGTCGTAGCCGGTTCGGTCGATTGCCCTTGGTGCGAAAAACTGGCCATCGAATTTCACAAGCCGCTCGTGGTCGGCAAGCTGAAATCGCGCGGTTTGGTGCTCGTGCACGTCGACATCGACGCCGAGCCGGCGGCCGTGCGCTCGCTGGCGGTTGGGCCGATCCCGGCTCTGCGGCTGATGTCGCCCCGTGGTTCGATCAGTGCGTCGCATGATGGCTTTCTTTCGGCCGAAGAGTTGGTCCGTTGGCTCGACGACAATTTGGTGCGTTTCGCGAGTGCGCCCCCCGCAATCCTGACCGAAACACAGCCGCCCGATCCCAACGAGGTGTCCGCGCTGATCGACGAATTCAAGCAGCCGGATCCGTTGGTTCGCGAGGCGGCATCGCGGCGGCTCGCGCCTTATCCCAAGCTGGCCGTGGCAAGCGTGTCGGCCGCGTTGGAAAAGGGCAATCTGGCAACGCGGCTCTCGGCGCTCGAACTGCTCGGCCAATGGCATGCGCCGCTGGCGGGGCTGGATCCTTGGCACCCGGAAAGCTTTTCGGAATCGCGCCGCAAAGCGCTCGACGCGTGGTCAATGACGGTCCGGGCCGCCGGAAAATCGGCCGCCGCGCCGCCGCCGACGCAAGCGGAAATCGACGCGGCAGCCGCTGAAATGGGCCGGCTCGCCGATCTTCCCGAGCGCGATGCCGAAGCGCTTTGCGAGCGGCTCGCCCGGTTCCGCGCGGCTCTGTTGCCTCGGGCAATCGCGGCCTGGAAAGATGCCACAAGCGACCGGGCGAAGCAGCGGCTTCTTACGTTGCGCTACCGGCTTGTCGCTTCGGATCTGGTGATGCTCACGTGGCCGGGTGGATTGGCCCGGCTCGCCTCGAGCGACCCGACGATCCGGCACAAAGCGGCGGAAGAACTGGTCGAGCGTGCCACGCCCGACGATCAGCCGCTGTTGTTGGAACTTTTCAAAGACCCCGATCCGCTGGTGCGCGAGATCAGTCTGCGAGGATTGCAACATGTCAGTCCCGGCGAAACCGGCGGGGCATTGGCCGCGCTGTTGGACGATCCGGATCCGAACGTTCGGGCAGCCGTGCTCAAGCAGCTCGCCGAAGATCCGTCGGCAGATATGGCCGCCAAAGTGGCCGCATATGCGGCGCGCGAGAAAGATCCCGATCTGCTGGTGCATGCGTTGCGATATCTGAAGGGCATGCCGCGGCCGGAGAGCGTGAAGGCGGCGATGGGGTTGTTGAAGTCGCCGAATTGGCAAGTGCGGGCCGAGGCCGTTGACGCTCTCAGCCGATTGTCGACCGACGACAGTCTGCAAGCGTCGCTGCGGGCGGATGCGTCGGCCGCGTTATCGGATTTGATGGACGATCCGGAGCCCTTCGTCATCAGCCGCGTGTTTCATGGGTTGATCGACAACCGCATCGACGTGCCGGCCGAACGGCTTGTGAAAGCCGCCCACAAGCATCCCGAATTGATGGCCGACGTGGTGAGCTTGCTATTGGGCCGCTGGCATTCCACATCGCCGAAAGACATCGACGTGCTGCGGACGTTCTTCAAGCAGCCCGACGCTTTGATTCGAGCTTCGATCCTGTCGGGGCTGCGCGGTCCGAACGCCGAGGCGTTTTCGAGCGAAATCATCGATTCCCTTTCCGACAAATCACCGACCGTGCGCGCGGCGGCAGCAAGGCTGCTTTTCAAAGCGGCCGGCAGCGTGTTGGAAAATGCTCGCTCGAACCGTGCCGCTCAGCGATCCGGCGGCGAGGCGGCCGCCGCCCCGCCGCAAGAAGCGCCGAGCGTGCTTGCGCAATTGCTCTCCGCGCTCGGCAGCCCGAAAACTGCGAAAGACAAAATCAAGCCGACGGCGCCGGCCGTTCCGCCGGATCCATCGCAAGAATGGCTGGCCGGCTTTCGGAAGTGCAGCGGCGTAAATGCATGGATGCGCGAGGCGCCCGGCCCGCTGACAAAAATGCTCGACGGCACTTCCGGCGAACGGCTGGCTGCCGCGACGGCCTTGGTGGCTCTCGGCGAGCATGCCGACCGCACGCTTCCGCTATTGAAGCAGATGGTGCGCGGCGATCCGGAAGCGATCGAAACCGTGGCAGAAATCCTTCCCTGGCTGTCGTGGGAACAGCGGCAAGATTGGTTCGACCTACTGGTGTCGTCCGACGCCGGCCACGACGATTTGCGAACGATAGTTCAAGAACTGGTGATCTGGCCCGACAGCCGCGCCGCCCCGCTGCTTTGGAAGCAGCTCGCGCTCTACAACGATGCCCCGCAATCGGCCGCTGGATCGCCGCGCCATCGAGCGCGGCGTTCGACCGCCGATAGCCACATTGACGCCATTTACTACGCTTTGCGATCGCTTTATCCGCGGGAAAGCCCCGACCCGGATAGTGCTGCTTTCGACGAAGCGTTGCCCTTCGGCGCTGCGACGGCGATGCAACGGCTGGCGGAACTGAAACAGCGGGCCGAACATGGTTCGTCGGCGGCCGAACGTGTGGTGGCGCTGGCGATTTTGTGCGATCAGGGTGCGCCCCAGACGGCAGCCGTCGCGGCGACCGTCGAGGCCGATCCGAAGTCGTCGGCCGAGTTGCGCGAGATAGGTCTGAAGGCATTGCTCTTGGCCGGGGCAGCCGACGTTGCCGTGCCGGCGGCAATCGAGGGGCTCAAGTCGGCTGACGAAGGCATCAAGCGCATCGCGGTGCGATACTTGGCCCAAGGCCCCGCAGCCCTCAGTGATTTTGGCTATGGCATTTTTATCTACAAATCGAGCTTGGCGAGTTTTCGCGGCAGCGAACAGGAGCTTGCTCCCCAGCCCCCAAAAAATTTGACGGCCGACGCCGTTCGTCCGCTGTTGAAAGACGACGATCCGGATGTGTCGGCCGGCGCCGCCTATTTGCTGGCCCTGATGGGTTCGCCCGACGGGCTGGATGTGCTCGTGCGGCGATGGCGGTCGGCCGATGCCGACGATACGGAGTGGCTAATGCGTGTCGCGACGGCTGTTTCCGCGCTCGACGATCCGGCGAAAGTTCCCTTGCTCGAAGAAATCTACAAGAAGCTGTCGGCGATGCGCAACGAATCGTCGGCCATCCGCCAATTCTACTGGACGATCCGTTCGATGCACGGCGCGGAAGTGCTCAAGCTTCGCAAGAAAATTCGCGACGAGGTGGGCATGGATAGCCTCCGCTGA
- a CDS encoding MFS transporter, translated as MSDQMNPYRAPASTGTAPTADRRLFWACFMAMITTAFGFIIRAMIMNDLALQFGLDKTQVGEILGVGLWPFAISIVLFSLVVDRIGYGRAMVFAFFCHIVSAIVTICAPLVLAPAGSDAAAVALGHSRGYWMLYVGNLIVALGNGTVEAVVNPVVATMFSKQKAKWLNVLHAGWAGGLVLGGILTISMATTGVVGSHFMEAISWQWKVALIFLPTIAYGLMMLGRRFPQNERVTAGVSYRAMLQEVGVLGALLVVALIVRQVGNVFDSPLWLEIAVGAVLVLAFGAYVRTWGRPMFIFLLLIMLPLATTELGTDSWITDLMTPVMSKIGYQAGWVLVYTSFIMMMLRLFAGSIVHRISPLGLLACSAAIACCGLIALSYSVGWFIFAAATLYGFGKSFFWPTMLGVVAEQYPEGGALTLNVTGAVGMLGVGVIGAVLLGNIQDKQVYRELKANDPTIFAEVQGLPKTSVFGEYKAVDETKLAALPVKQKAVVTSITDQAKKSALATVAIFPAIMLICYLILLAYFRSKGGYDAKVLSGHAAKDAEFTGGIPGPADM; from the coding sequence ATGAGTGACCAGATGAATCCGTACCGCGCGCCAGCATCGACAGGCACGGCGCCGACCGCCGATCGCAGGCTCTTTTGGGCCTGCTTCATGGCGATGATCACGACCGCCTTCGGGTTCATCATCCGCGCAATGATTATGAACGACTTGGCCCTGCAATTTGGTCTCGACAAAACCCAAGTCGGAGAAATCCTCGGGGTCGGCTTGTGGCCCTTTGCGATCAGCATCGTCCTGTTCAGCCTGGTGGTTGATCGGATCGGGTATGGCCGCGCGATGGTGTTCGCGTTTTTTTGCCACATCGTTTCCGCGATCGTGACGATCTGCGCTCCGCTGGTGCTGGCGCCGGCCGGTTCCGACGCCGCCGCAGTTGCCCTCGGCCATAGCCGCGGCTACTGGATGTTGTACGTCGGCAACCTGATTGTCGCGCTGGGCAATGGCACCGTGGAAGCGGTGGTGAACCCGGTCGTGGCCACGATGTTTTCGAAGCAAAAGGCGAAGTGGCTGAACGTGCTTCACGCGGGCTGGGCCGGCGGGCTGGTGCTCGGCGGAATCCTCACCATCTCGATGGCCACCACCGGCGTCGTCGGCAGCCACTTCATGGAAGCCATCAGTTGGCAATGGAAAGTGGCTTTGATCTTCCTGCCCACCATCGCCTATGGCTTGATGATGCTCGGCCGACGATTCCCCCAGAACGAACGCGTGACTGCGGGCGTTTCTTACCGGGCGATGCTGCAAGAGGTGGGGGTTCTGGGCGCGCTGCTCGTCGTCGCCTTGATCGTGCGCCAAGTGGGAAACGTGTTCGACTCGCCGTTGTGGCTTGAAATCGCCGTAGGAGCGGTGCTCGTTTTGGCGTTCGGGGCCTACGTGCGCACGTGGGGCCGACCGATGTTCATCTTCCTGCTGCTCATCATGCTTCCACTGGCCACCACCGAGCTCGGAACCGACAGTTGGATCACCGATCTGATGACGCCGGTGATGAGCAAGATTGGCTATCAGGCGGGTTGGGTGTTGGTCTACACGTCGTTCATCATGATGATGCTGCGGTTGTTCGCCGGATCCATCGTGCATCGGATATCGCCGCTGGGATTGCTCGCCTGTTCGGCGGCCATCGCATGTTGCGGCTTGATCGCGCTCTCGTATTCGGTGGGTTGGTTTATTTTTGCGGCCGCCACGCTGTATGGTTTTGGCAAGTCGTTCTTCTGGCCGACGATGCTCGGCGTCGTGGCGGAGCAATATCCGGAGGGAGGCGCGCTGACGCTCAACGTCACCGGCGCCGTGGGCATGTTGGGCGTCGGAGTGATCGGCGCCGTACTACTGGGAAATATCCAAGATAAGCAAGTCTATCGGGAATTGAAGGCCAATGACCCGACGATTTTTGCCGAAGTCCAAGGCTTGCCGAAAACGAGCGTCTTCGGCGAATACAAAGCCGTCGATGAAACGAAATTGGCGGCCCTGCCCGTGAAGCAAAAGGCCGTCGTGACGAGCATTACGGACCAGGCGAAAAAGAGCGCCTTGGCCACCGTCGCGATCTTCCCCGCCATCATGTTGATTTGCTATCTGATTCTGCTCGCCTATTTCCGCAGCAAGGGAGGCTACGACGCCAAAGTGCTTTCGGGCCACGCGGCAAAAGATGCGGAATTCACCGGCGGAATACCCGGGCCCGCCGACATGTGA
- a CDS encoding DUF4159 domain-containing protein, translating to MRTWYWQLLRLSCAGVVALAGAAGLFGAKTLRAADPPAAAAKSAASVEVPAARSAPAADSLQTADEPDSVVQVANLVYAGTKSSQCFADHFLIQAEKDSAISTSRRFHAVKLGSDELYNFPLVIMTGEGAFDLTDRERQNLTKYVQHGGFLLASAGCSSQEWDRSFRKEMSQLFPKSPLKAIEMDHPVFHTVYDIHELQTTHGGSPHALEGISIGGRLGVLYSPDGLNDTAHAHGCCCCGGNELGNCVQINVNILAYALTH from the coding sequence ATGAGGACTTGGTATTGGCAACTTTTGCGATTGTCGTGCGCCGGCGTTGTCGCCCTCGCCGGCGCTGCGGGCCTATTTGGAGCAAAAACTTTGCGGGCGGCCGATCCCCCCGCGGCCGCCGCGAAATCGGCAGCTTCGGTTGAAGTGCCGGCCGCGAGATCAGCTCCGGCCGCCGATTCGCTGCAAACAGCCGACGAACCGGATAGCGTCGTGCAGGTGGCCAATCTGGTTTATGCCGGCACCAAGAGCAGCCAATGCTTCGCCGATCATTTTTTGATTCAAGCCGAAAAGGATTCGGCCATTTCCACCAGCCGGCGATTCCACGCCGTCAAACTCGGATCCGACGAACTCTACAACTTTCCGCTGGTGATCATGACGGGCGAAGGGGCCTTCGACCTGACCGATCGCGAACGCCAGAATCTCACGAAGTATGTCCAGCACGGCGGCTTTCTACTGGCATCGGCCGGCTGTTCGTCGCAAGAGTGGGACCGGTCGTTTCGCAAGGAAATGTCGCAGCTTTTTCCCAAAAGCCCGCTGAAAGCGATCGAAATGGATCATCCGGTGTTCCACACCGTTTACGACATCCACGAATTGCAAACGACGCACGGCGGCAGCCCGCATGCGCTGGAAGGGATCTCGATCGGCGGCCGGCTGGGTGTGCTCTATTCGCCCGACGGATTGAACGACACCGCCCATGCCCACGGTTGCTGCTGCTGCGGCGGCAACGAATTGGGCAACTGCGTGCAGATCAATGTCAATATTTTGGCGTACGCGCTGACGCATTGA
- a CDS encoding SIMPL domain-containing protein, producing the protein MKRFPLLLALTFAAAIFLAGGAHSALAQGAANSVEQAVVNLVGQGTVSGSGVAVVKRQPELMRMRLDVTASGKDLADALAKLKARREAALKVCSDLGAAPATLVAGAPHIAAENPQRKQIMDMLRQRARNGGRPAKKNEPAQINVATTLTAEWPLKGSDGEDLLVASQSLSDKIKSALVKSMPKEELSPEEEELQEEAAQEMQNYNNNGPKPGEPAFIFVAKVSKQDYTKAAAKAFAIAKDHAQRLAAAAGSSLGELKSVQGNDQMMALGLQRQMYNYNGMQDDDSVEQQFENNDEAIGLNPAEVRLTIGVSASFVLGK; encoded by the coding sequence ATGAAGCGATTTCCTTTGTTGCTGGCGCTGACGTTCGCCGCTGCTATTTTTCTCGCGGGAGGCGCGCACTCGGCGCTGGCCCAAGGCGCCGCCAACAGCGTCGAGCAGGCAGTCGTGAATCTCGTAGGGCAGGGGACGGTGAGCGGCTCCGGCGTCGCGGTCGTGAAACGGCAACCCGAGTTGATGCGGATGCGGCTCGATGTAACGGCGAGCGGCAAAGACCTTGCCGACGCGCTGGCAAAGCTGAAGGCCCGGCGAGAGGCGGCGCTAAAGGTTTGTTCCGACCTGGGCGCCGCGCCGGCGACGCTCGTGGCCGGCGCTCCGCACATCGCCGCCGAAAATCCGCAACGCAAACAGATCATGGACATGCTTCGCCAGCGGGCTCGCAACGGAGGCCGGCCCGCCAAGAAAAACGAACCGGCACAGATCAATGTGGCGACGACGTTGACCGCCGAATGGCCGCTCAAGGGGAGCGACGGCGAGGACCTGCTCGTTGCCAGCCAATCGCTAAGCGACAAGATCAAATCGGCCCTGGTCAAGTCGATGCCGAAGGAAGAGCTCTCGCCCGAGGAAGAAGAGTTGCAAGAAGAGGCAGCCCAAGAAATGCAAAATTACAACAACAATGGTCCGAAGCCTGGTGAACCGGCCTTCATTTTCGTGGCGAAAGTATCCAAACAGGACTACACCAAGGCAGCGGCCAAGGCGTTCGCAATCGCCAAAGACCATGCGCAACGGCTGGCTGCGGCGGCCGGAAGCTCGCTCGGCGAGCTAAAGAGCGTTCAGGGCAACGATCAGATGATGGCGCTCGGCTTGCAGCGACAAATGTATAACTACAACGGCATGCAGGACGACGACTCGGTCGAGCAGCAATTCGAAAACAACGACGAAGCCATCGGACTCAATCCGGCCGAAGTGCGATTGACGATCGGCGTCAGCGCATCGTTCGTGCTCGGCAAGTGA